A window of Ranitomeya variabilis isolate aRanVar5 chromosome 2, aRanVar5.hap1, whole genome shotgun sequence contains these coding sequences:
- the PRDM12 gene encoding PR domain zinc finger protein 12, with protein sequence MMGSVLPAEALVLKSGLKQPGLSLAEMITSDILHSFLYGRWRNVLGEQLFEEKSNHSSPKTAFTAEVLAQSFSGEVQKLSSLVLPTEVIIAQSSIPGEGLGIFSKTWIKAGTEMGPFTGRVISPEHVDLCKNNNLMWEVFNEDGTVRYFIDASQEDHRSWMTYIKCARNEQEQNLEVVQIGNSIFYKAIETIPPDQELLVWYSNSQNTFLGIPGVPGLEEEQKKNKHDDFGGIDSSGPVLSGRMRCVICHRGFNSRSNLRSHMRIHTLDKPFVCRFCNRRFSQSSTLRNHVRLHTGERPYKCQVCQSAYSQLAGLRAHQKSARHRPPNGSMQAHSPTLPVPHPASLAHHIPTMVL encoded by the exons ATGATGGGCTCAGTGCTCCCCGCAGAAGCCTTGGTGCTGAAGAGCGGCCTGAAGCAGCCAGGTCTGTCCCTGGCCGAGATGATCACCTCCGACATCCTGCACAGCTTCCTCTATGGGCGCTGGAGGAACGTCCTGGGGGAGCAGCTGTTTGAGGAGAAGAGCAACCACAGCAGCCCCAAAACTGCCTTCACCGCGGAGGTCCTGGCCCAGTCCTTCTCCGGAG AGGTGCAGAAGCTCTCCAGCCTGGTGCTGCCCACAGAAGTCATCATTGCCCAGAGCTCCATCCCCGGTGAGGGATTAGGGATCTTCTCCAAGACCTGGATTAAGGCTGGGACTGAGATGGGACCTTTCACCGGCAGAGTCATCTCCCCGGAGCATGTGGACCTGTGCAAGAACAACAACCTGATGTGGGAG GTCTTTAATGAGGATGGCACGGTGCGCTATTTCATTGATGCCAGTCAGGAGGATCACCGCAGCTGGATGACGTACATTAAATGTGCCCGCAATGAGCAGGAGCAGAACCTGGAGGTGGTACAGATTGGGAATAGCATCTTCTACAAGGCCATAGAG ACGATCCCTCCGGACCAGGAGCTGCTGGTGTGGTACAGCAATTCTCAGAACACTTTCCTCGGAATTCCCGGTGTGCCTGGCTTGGAAGAGGAGCAGAAGAAGAATAAACATG ATGATTTTGGTGGCATCGATTCCTCTGGACCAGTGCTGTCCGGCCGCATGCGCTGTGTGATCTGCCACAGAGGCTTCAACTCCCGAAGCAACCTGCGCTCTCACATGCGGATCCACACCCTCGACAAACCCTTTGTGTGCCGCTTCTGCAACCGTCGCTTCAGCCAGTCTTCCACTCTGCGGAACCATGTCCGACTGCACACTGGGGAGCGCCCGTATAAGTGCCAGGTGTGCCAAAGCGCCTACTCGCAGCTGGCTGGCCTCCGTGCCCACCAGAAGAGTGCCAGGCACCGACCCCCAAATGGATCCATGCAGGCCCACTCCCCCACCCTGCCGGTGCCGCACCCGGCCTCACTGGCACATCACATCCCCACCATGGTATTGTGA